A window from Zingiber officinale cultivar Zhangliang chromosome 7A, Zo_v1.1, whole genome shotgun sequence encodes these proteins:
- the LOC121999568 gene encoding zinc finger protein AZF2-like, with protein sequence MVTGDSLPFVFKVPKRRRTERRHPSPLSDSWLTEDEEECILALLDLSRAPPIHDDEMTPAEEERSPLSPPEVEQLSQPLSPPEVEKRSQSLPSPSPSPPKQQQELSPISLPSLSQQDKPLPPPPPAERELHPLLPQQNQPFSPPPPADRDLPPLPPPLPTQTLSLVLCPMPLQFYRPPLLLPQPPIQRPSPFVSLAPTQHSKSRYACSECGKVFSSYQALGGHKTNHRKFPAEYRAAASAAVVTGAADQNKPHTCSLCSKSFATGQALGGHMRAHYEGNKRQATAETRPMAGPSSTLTECSTAKGLRIDLNQPAMPEAEWAKEEEAVSSHPAAVAISRPPRFFTFF encoded by the coding sequence ATGGTGACCGGCGATTCTCTGCCGTTCGTCTTCAAGGTGCCTAAGCGCAGGCGAACAGAGCGTCGCCACCCATCGCCTCTGTCGGATTCTTGGCTCACCGAAGACGAGGAGGAGTGTATCCTCGCGCTCCTGGACTTATCAAGGGCTCCGCCCATTCACGATGACGAGATGACTCCGGCAGAGGAAGAAAGGTCCCCGCTTTCACCGCCGGAGGTGGAGCAACTGAGCCAGCCGCTTTCGccgccggaggtggagaaacggAGCCAGTCGCTTCCGTCGCCATCCCCGTCTCCACCAAAACAGCAGCAAGAGTTGTCTCCAATTTCACTGCCGTCGCTGTCGCAGCAGGACAAGCCACTTCCACCGCCTCCTCCGGCGGAGAGAGAGTTACATCCTCTTCTGCCGCAACAGAACCAACCGTTTTCGCCACCTCCTCCGGCGGACAGagacttacctcctcttcctccgcCTCTGCCAACGCAAACGCTGTCTCTGGTATTGTGCCCGATGCCACTACAATTTTATCGACCTCCACTGCTTCTGCCGCAGCCGCCGATCCAACGGCCGTCTCCGTTTGTATCTCTGGCGCCGACACAGCACAGCAAGTCGCGTTATGCATGTTCCGAGTGCGGTAAGGTGTTCTCTTCCTACCAGGCCTTGGGGGGCCACAAAACCAACCACCGGAAGTTCCCTGCCGAATACAGAGCCGCCGCGTCAGCAGCCGTCGTCACCGGAGCAGCAGACCAAAACAAGCCTCACACTTGCTCTTTGTGCTCCAAGTCGTTCGCGACGGGGCAAGCGCTAGGCGGGCACATGAGGGCTCACTACGAGGGCAATAAACGGCAAGCCACAGCCGAGACCAGGCCGATGGCGGGACCATCATCTACGCTGACTGAGTGCTCGACGGCGAAGGGCTTGAGAATTGACCTCAACCAACCAGCGATGCCGGAAGCAGAATGGGCTAAGGAAGAGGAAGCGGTGAGCTCTCATCCGGCGGCGGTGGCCATCTCTCGCCCTCCTCGCTTCTTTACTTTCTTTTAA